Below is a genomic region from Neurospora crassa OR74A linkage group VII, whole genome shotgun sequence.
GATCAACGAGCTTGAGCTGGTTGATCTTGTCGGCGAACTTGAGAATGAAGACCTTGTAGAACTGTAGCCTCTGCGGGGCACTGCCGGGGTGGTTGAAGAACTCAAGCAGCAGGTTGGTGAGCTGATGCCACAGCTTGCGCTCCCATAGTGTCTCGAACTCAAGGACGAGGGGTTGGAGTTCTTCGGGCGCCTGGTCGCGCTGCTCGGCGAGGAAGTCGGAGATGGTGTCGACGTTCATGGCTGTGGTGTTGTGTCTaggtgtgggtgtgggtgtgggtgtgggtgtgggtgtgggtgtgtgtGTCTGAGTCTTCTATCGATCCTTGCTGTCCAGTCCTTGGGGAGGTAGGCAGATTCTCGAGGATCCGGTCTCTTTGGTGGAAACGTCGGTGAGTCTGCTGCGGATGGAAACCAGCGTACTTATCGTGGGATGTTGCTCGTTGTAGAAAATCCCGGCGGAACAATGCAGTGGTACGTCTACAATGGAGGACGGGatgaaagtggaagtgttGTTTTGAGGTTGTCTTGGTTGACGTCTTGCAGTGAAGCCTTGACGCGGCATTAGGCGTGCAGCCAGCTACGGTCGGTCATTGTGGATGCTCTCCCAGCACTGTGGAGGCCCCCACAGTCactgccaagtggaagctgggTGAAGCTAAGGTACGTACTGGAGGCGGGAGCCCAAAAGGTACATGTCTATCTGGCAGAGGTACGTACTGCCGTTGAGTGTAAGTGAGGAAGCTTGGCACACGTGATTCCCGTCAGCAGTTTGGTCGCTGGGTACAttgaagggggggggggggtgctGACGGCAGGCGGGCAGCAGGCGGGCAGCGAGAGCCGGCTTCGACGTCCCGGATTCGATATTGAAGACGGCAGCTTGAAGCTCCGGATAGCCTCTGATTCCATCACCAATTGAACGGGATCCGGCCAGCCCTGCCACCCCCCAACTCACAAGATGGCTCCCTTGACGGCCGCGATGCGGTCGACTCCCAGAATTATCGTTTCCAATGCCTTTGGCTTTCAGCGACGAGCTATCTCCGACGTGACCATCACCCGCACCGGCAAGCCCATCATCCGTAACCAGGGTGGCCGGTAATTGTTGCTATATCTCTGCTTGGGTAGAATGGGCGATTGCTAACACGTCGTCTACCTCCACAGCTCCTCCCTCGGTGGACATACGGCGACAGTCTTCGGTGCGACCGGCCAACTCGGCCGCTACATCGTCAACAGACTAGGTACGATCTGGCGACTTTGTGGCGTAGGCCTCTATAGAGATCACCATGGCTTATATCAAGAACATTTGCAGCGAGACAAGGATGCACTGTCGTCATTCCCTTCCGCGACGAGTACAACAAGCGCCATCTGAAAGTTACGGGTGATTTGGGCAAGGTGGTCATGATTGTGAGCTTTTCCCCACAACAAGAGTCATGTCCACACAGTCGAGGCCCACGTACGCGCAAGGATCCAGCTACTAAGCATAACCACCACTCCAGGAGTTCGACTTGCGCAACACCCAATCCATCGAGGAGAGCGTCCGACACTCCGATGTCGTCTACAACCTGATCGGTCGCGACTACCCGACCAAGTGAGTCTGGATTTACTGGGAAAGGTTGTGGTGGAGATGCACGAGTATTGACCTGGGTCCCAGGAACTTCTCGTTCGAGGACGTCCATATCGAGGGTGCTGAGCGCATCGCCGAAGCTGTCGCCAAATACGATGTCGACCGCTTCATCCACGTCTCGTCTTACAATGCAGACCCCAACTCGGAGTGCGAGTTCTTCGCCACCAAGGTACGATTACAAGACAGCCTCTTCCAGCGAGTCGCATCGTTATGGGTTTCTGATTGGATCTGTAGGCGCGCGGTGAGCAAGTAGTCAGGAGCATTTTCCCCGAAACCACCATTGTCCGGCCAGCTCCCATGTTTGGCTTCGAGGACAGGTTGCTTCACAAGCTTGCCAGCGTCAAGAATATCCTGACATCCAATGGGATGCAAGAGAAGTACAACCCTGTCCACGTACGTCTTCCCCCACGATATAACCCTTTGCGCGCGGACGGTAGCATCTGACAGCCGTTTTAGGTGATTGATGTTGGCCAGGCTCTTGAACAGATGCTCTGGGACGACAACACTGCTTCGGAGACTTTTGAGCTCTACGGTCCCAAGACCTACACTACCGCTGAGATCTCCGAGATGGTTGACCGCGAAATCTACAAGAGGCGGCGCCACGTGAATGTGCCCAAGAAGATCCTCAAGCCGATCGCCGGTGTGCTGAACAAGGCCCTCTGGTGGCCCATCATGTCTGCCGATGAGATTGAGCGTGAGTTCCACGACCAGGTCATCGATCCGGAGGCCAAGACCTTCAAGGACCTCGGCATCGAGCCTGCAGATATCGCCAACTTCACCTACCATTACTTGGTAAGTTGCCCACATCACATTCGAGTGCAAAAGTATGATGACTGATTCCCATGCAGCAAAGTTATCGCAGCAATGCCTACTACGACCTTCCGCCAGCGACcgaaaaggagaggagggaggacaGGGAGTACATTCACATGCTGTGAGTATCTTTGGGGTTGCACAGGGATGCATGTAGATTGTAGAAATCCACCGTAGAGCATTTGGTGAGTCGACGGAACACAGAACGTCCAGACTGGATGCTGTGGTGAGAATTAGAGCAATCAAGAGATTTGCGCAAGCGTTTGAACGATCTGGGGTGAAATTGAAGCCTTCAACTCGACGGGGTTGTGTTTACTGGTATGATGCGACCAAAAAGGGGAACGGATAAGGGAAATGGCATCAATGCATCCACAAATTTTTTCCGAACGATGCTGCACACTCCCGTTAAACTTTGACTGTTAGTGCCAAGAGCACACCATTCCCCAACACTCACAACCTTACAGTCACTCGCTGCCCACTTAGACAACCGATTATAATCGATTCGCTCCTACTTGTACCCGAACCATATCGAATCGAGCCATACTGTGATTAGACTTGGGGTCCAAAATGGCGTGCATCATCGACAAATTCTCTGATGATGAGAGTGACCTGTGAGTAATGCCTCACTACCAGaaacttattttaataatcgtAATCCACAGTATACTGACTATCTGAAGCGAACTCTCTACCTCAACCCTCGATGCCCTCAAATCTTTCTACGCCGAGCGCGATGCCCGTGCTGAGCAGTTTGCTAAGCTCCAGGCCGAGGCTGAGGAGAGGCATGCTTTGAACGTCAAGCTGTCTATGGATGCTTTCACCGAGGATTGGAATGAAAGCCAGTTCTGGGTGAGTGATACCATTTtcatttaattttttttcaCACATGGCTTATAAAGAGACGTTCaaccgacgaagacgaaCCAACTGACATGAGAATCACTCAACAGTACTCCGATGAAACAGCTACCTTTCTCGCCAAACAACTCCTCGCCGGCGCCACTCCAACCACCTCCATCGCCGTCGTCTCCGCCCCCTCCGTCTTCGTTCAGCTCAAGAACCTTTTGAACAGCGACGCCTACAAagacaagcccaagcccaaactCACCTTACTCGAGCACGACAACCGCTTCGCCGTCTTTGCTGACGAATTCGTCTTTTACGATTTCGCCCAGCCGCTCAAGCTTCCAAGCCACCTCAAGGGCGCCTTTGACCGCGTCATTGTGGATCCTCCCTTTTTGAGCGAGGATTGCCAGACCAAGGCTGCGTTGACGGTAAGGTGGATGCTCAAATCGGAGGAGAAGGGCGAAAAGCCCAGAATCATTGCTTGCACGGGCGAGCGCATGGAGACGCTGGTCACGGAGAAGCTGTATAAGAGCTACGGCCTGAGGACTACTACGTTTGAGCCTAAGCACGCGAGGGGGTTGAGCAATGAGTTTTATTGCTATGCTAATTTTGAGGTGAagccggaggagggggcgggGGCTGAGACGCCAGAGGGGAAGGGTTGGACGTTGAGGGAGTTGgggtggaaggaaaaggagggtgctgctactgctgctgctgcttgatTGAGGCTGTGGGCTAGGCTAGGCTGATCATTGGGGGGGGAAGGAGGTTGAAATTGGGGATAGGAAGGGAATTTTTGGGCCATTATTTGGGACGGCGCTACTACCGTACAGGGGAATAAGTATACTGATGAATAGAAATTTCTTTGTTGTAAGCGTGAAAAGGGTTGGAAAAGCAAAGTGATAACATATTATTTCTTACATCTGGATAACTCGCGACCTTTGCCATAATGACTCGAGCTTCTTTATGACGCTACGAAACTTTGAAGACCATTGAGACCCCGTACTCATCATCCATGGACGTGTTCAAGCTGAATGATTGGCACTCATCAAATCTAATAAGACTCGACTTGCAGGCTTCAAATCCCAAGAGGAAATTCGATTCATATCCAGAGAACGCCATGCAACTACCATCTCCATTTTCCCCCGGCCCTGTATTTAGTCGTACAGCATCATACATTAACAGTAAAATTCCTTTCTATATCCATTATTCATGACACGCATGCCTCGTATGCACCAATTCAAACTTCCATGCTCTTCTACTCATGCACGTAATGTACGCCATATTTCGGGAACCCGTATTTCTTTCAAGGTCCCAATCGCTGGCCACCAGAGACCCCGGAAAACGGAATGCCAGCCTCGGCTGATGAGGCAGAGGAAGGGAGGACACCGAATCTGCCAAAAGTCTTTTGATCCACGCTGACGTAGTGAGGCAGTCTACCCAAGAGGTTGAGCTTTCCTTCGATGAACCGCAACGCCCACTCAGGAGGGGCGAGGAACTTGAGGTATCCTAGGCCGACTGTTTATCATCCATGTTAGCAAATATAGCTTTCCCCCCCCTCAACATGAACGTAGGTAGGGGAGCAGTTGGGATTGAAACACGTACACCCATAACCGACAAGCAGACCGGCCAAGTGCCCGAGGAAGCTCGAACTCGGCAGCAACGCAGCagtaaccaccaccaacaacaaaggAGTGATCCACGTAGGAATGTTGTAGGTGCTGATGGTGAAGTAGGGGTTGGTCTTGTAGGTGCGAATAGCTTCCATGCCCAGCAGCAGGAACACCCACATGCTGGCTCCCATGACTGGCGTGTTGGCGTGAAGGATGAACCTTTCAACGAAGACGTAGATGAGGCCCGGTATCGTTGCGAATGCTAGAGGAGAACAAACGTGTGAGTTGTGGCCCCGGGTAATATCAAGGAGATGAGAGGGGGGTGTCTTACGGCCAAAGAAGAGCGCCACAGAGGTTAAAGTACCATGTTCATGCTCGAACCGCTCGAGAAGAGGTGTAAAGGCGACAATGTTGAGTATTGTGTGGAAGATGTTTAGGTGGATGAAGGGGAATGTGTTGATGCGATATACTGTTGCCAAGAGTGTTAGCAGGTGTGCTCGGGCAGGTCTCATGTCACAGGCCAGCGTTGAGGCATGACCCATTTCAGAATGTGAAGCCTCCTGCCATCCCGCAGGACTGCTGTCTGGTATCTGCGGTGTCCGCTACCAGCGCGTGCTCTGCGTCCAATTGAGGATTCCCTCCCATCCCATTCCCTTCAGCGAGGTCCTCCACTTTGGCCACTCCCTGGCATGACCATACCGAAGAACAAAAACCGAATAGAACCTACATGTCGCAATACCAATCTCGTCCGGTATCAACGCGCCCCACGTCTTGACGTCCCAGTTCCATGACTTGCCGACCAACGTCAGAACCCATGTCAGGACAATGATTAGCACCGTGGCTCTTGTGAAAAGTGGCAGCTTAAGGAGATATGCACGCGTGCGCTGGGTATTGAACGTCACGGCAGCCCCGGAGGCGGGCAGTGTCTGGGCTGCCATTATGCGAAttcgtgtgtgtgtgtgaggtCGTGATCCGGGTGGTAGATTGGTCCGCGGTCGGTCTGCGTTCAGGAAGAACCCAGATAAGATGCGCCGTcgatggaggagagggtgTCTCCACGTCCAATGTTAAACTTGCGAGCGCCCGTTGTATGCGAACCCGATCGTCTCTGAATGTCATACAGCGTCTCGAGGACTCGGGCCGTTGATGGATAATGGACAATTGGCGTTGTTGTCCTGTCGAACGAGGAAGGCGGAGGGGGGGTCGTGGGCGTAGCAGGTATGTATGACCGCCTTGTCGCAAGCACCGACGTTTAGTGCTTCCTGATCGGTCTTATGGCTGCAAGGTACGTAACCTGGGTAGATGATGATCCAACGTTTtcagagaaaaaaaaaaaaaatcaaaaaaaaaaatcggcCCCTCGTCGAATGTCGGTCAGGAGTAAGGTCCGACCCCAAGCTTGTGTAGTCGCGTTGACTAAAGCTGACAGGCGGGCTCTCGGGGTTCCGTCGCGGCCGTGGGGAGCGTTGGTCAGCCCTGGCCCCGTCCGTGTTGGATAAGTCGCTGGTCGGAAGTGGAGTGGAGGGGTCTACCATAACCGGCAGTTCTTCACCGTCCATAATCTTATGCAGTGATCCAGTCCAAATTATTCTTCCTTTCAAAGGTATTGAACTTGAGACATCAAATGACCTGCCCAGCTAGCAGTGTTGATTTGTACACAGACTGGAAGTAATACTGGGTGTATCTGAAGCACCGTACTTCGGCAGAGCTTCAACCCGAACCACCCGTACGGGAGGGACATGGATAGGGTAAACatactattataaagtacATAGGTACATATCTATACATTGAGCAATGTAGAGAGTCGAGGCGGGAGTGTCAGTTACCATTCAGTATTCCACTCTCAGTTCCGCCGTGCCTTCTGGTTTTGAAGTACATTATCACCGCGTAAACTGCAGTGTCTCTTTTGGCAGGTTGGTGTCTACGTGTGGAAGGTGTTCCCATCGATAGACTTTTTGGGTCTTTATCTTTGGAAAACCAAGGGGCATTTTTTTGTATGTCCAGGGTCTAGCTAGCAATCAAAGCCCaaaaaataaattgaaaACGAGATCTATCTCACATACATCAGTGAAATTACATGTTGAAGCCaacagaaggaggaaaaaaatgGTTCAAAAGGCGAAAAAATTCGACAACAGTAGGGTTCGAACCTACGCGGGCGAACCCAACAGATAGCTGAATAAAGGCGGTATTCAAGTCTGTCGCCTTAACCACTCGGCCATGTTGTCATGGTTATGATTACTTACAGTTACAATGATAACGCTAGAAACAGCCAGGCATCGGAATGCGCGTTTCAGTATGAACGGCCTCTGTTGGATAGAAATTGTACAACAGCCAGCCATATTTAAAACCGGTTGACTTCATTTATCAGGTTATCAATCTTGTGCAGCATATCATTCTTCTTTGGTCGCATGTTCTATGCTTTTACGGGTATTCCATGCCTATCTTCCGCGGCCTTGAGGTTTGCGCCTGACTCTACTCTCCAACTATGGTCGTAGAACCGACTGCGGGTGATCGTGTGGGTGAACAGCTCCTGCTTCAACCAATCAGTCTCTCCCCAGTCGTGTCATGTCGATAGACAGGTTGACGTGGAAAGGATTCGCGTGGCCTCTCAAAGATTACGTCCGTCGAAGCCTTCAGTTCTCGTCTTGAACCGATGGACTGCTCGGCTCGATGCCCGCTATCGAGAGACGACCTCCCATCTTCGGATCTTCCTGCAATCACGCAAGAAATAACCTCCAACTCCCCTGAACCTCCGTGATCCCTTCCCTTCAAAACTTGCGTCGCTCGTCCTCATCACTTCCTCTCCGCCCCAGACTCGACTATCCTCCTCTGCTCTTCGGGAGAGAAAAGCGCAGTACCCTGCTGTAGCGCGTTCACGAGCAGGTGGATCGCATCGTTTTTGAAGTCGTCAGCCGTGCGCACCTTGTCCAGGTCTTCGGCAAACTCCTTGGTTGCTCGCTGGAGGTAGTAGGAAGTGAACTCGGCAGAAACCTCTTGCTGGCTCATTTGCTTGCTGTCAGACATGTTGAAGGATCTCTTTGTAAGGAtgattggttggttggtggttgtggaaGTAGAAATGAGAGGACGAAAAGTCGGGACGTTTAAAATAGGCCAAGCTCAAGATGTTGTTTCAAAGCTCTGAAGTCTGTTGCGAAAGCGCTTGGTAATTCGTGCTGATGTTATTAAAGGAGAAAAATTCGGTGGGCACTGTCCGGTGAACCCAAGGTGAAGTTTCACCGTGCAACTGCCCCACTTTTGACTTCAAGCTGCTCGACGACAAGACGGGATTGACAACTCAACACCAGGACCAAACAAGATCACAGGGCAAAGATTTGGAGGAAGAACAttgcaggaggaggggaaagaacACATCAGTCGATTTTCCGCAAGCACAACATGCGGGTTTTCCCTCAGGACAACCCCTTGTCttcattctcctcctcctttactCCCTCCCACCTCGGAGGCACCGCCCatggatgacgacgacttgAATCCATAACCAGTCCTCGAATTTGTCCGCTCGGTCAAATGTATGCCGAACGCAGGTAAATCCATAGTAAACAAAAGCGCCGTTTCTCCTGCAACTTACTAAGTGGGTGGCACTCGTCTGTTTACCTTAATAATCGCCAGCGTAGTATTCTCGTGTTTTCATCCTCGCTACGAACACCGCTACGTTTCAAACCCCCGGTCTTGGAAATGAGATGATCTTGCAGCTTTTTCCACACAGCTGAgtagaagtatatataaatctgGTCTTGCCTAATGTTTGGTTTATT
It encodes:
- the nuo40 gene encoding NADH-ubiquinone oxidoreductase 40 kDa subunit translates to MAPLTAAMRSTPRIIVSNAFGFQRRAISDVTITRTGKPIIRNQGGRSSLGGHTATVFGATGQLGRYIVNRLARQGCTVVIPFRDEYNKRHLKVTGDLGKVVMIEFDLRNTQSIEESVRHSDVVYNLIGRDYPTKNFSFEDVHIEGAERIAEAVAKYDVDRFIHVSSYNADPNSECEFFATKARGEQVVRSIFPETTIVRPAPMFGFEDRLLHKLASVKNILTSNGMQEKYNPVHVIDVGQALEQMLWDDNTASETFELYGPKTYTTAEISEMVDREIYKRRRHVNVPKKILKPIAGVLNKALWWPIMSADEIEREFHDQVIDPEAKTFKDLGIEPADIANFTYHYLQSYRSNAYYDLPPATEKERREDREYIHML
- a CDS encoding N(6)-adenine-specific DNA methyltransferase 2, whose amino-acid sequence is MACIIDKFSDDESDLELSTSTLDALKSFYAERDARAEQFAKLQAEAEERHALNVKLSMDAFTEDWNESQFWYSDETATFLAKQLLAGATPTTSIAVVSAPSVFVQLKNLLNSDAYKDKPKPKLTLLEHDNRFAVFADEFVFYDFAQPLKLPSHLKGAFDRVIVDPPFLSEDCQTKAALTVRWMLKSEEKGEKPRIIACTGERMETLVTEKLYKSYGLRTTTFEPKHARGLSNEFYCYANFEVKPEEGAGAETPEGKGWTLRELGWKEKEGAATAAAA
- a CDS encoding rhomboid protein 2 encodes the protein MAAQTLPASGAAVTFNTQRTRAYLLKLPLFTRATVLIIVLTWVLTLVGKSWNWDVKTWGALIPDEIGIATLYRINTFPFIHLNIFHTILNIVAFTPLLERFEHEHGTLTSVALFFGPFATIPGLIYVFVERFILHANTPVMGASMWVFLLLGMEAIRTYKTNPYFTISTYNIPTWITPLLLVVVTAALLPSSSFLGHLAGLLVGYGFGLGYLKFLAPPEWALRFIEGKLNLLGRLPHYVSVDQKTFGRFGVLPSSASSAEAGIPFSGVSGGQRLGP